A stretch of DNA from Plasmodium berghei ANKA genome assembly, chromosome: 11:
tttttcttaaatCCATTACTAAATTATCCTTTACTAATTATCTTTTTGAAGAACAaaacttttttaaatatataaataaatttaaagtAACTAATCGGATGTTAAgacatattatattattcaaaaaaaataatgaaaaggTGGAAATACATGttgacaaaaaaaatattggcAAAGTCAAGTGGtcttttttgataaaacgAAATTCAAAAGaacttaaaaataaaaattttaataataacacacacataaaaaaaatatcaatttTTGATAAGTTGATCGATAATATAGTATATAAAGCTTCCTCTATAATGATACCAAGAAATCCTTCTAACCTAATTTATAACGATCAACAAAATAGACAATATAAACATACCAGCCTAGGCGCAAACTTGTATACTGATAACTTTAAAATACCCAACctaaattatgaaaataaatttccTGAACATACATATTCAAATGAAATTTTAGCTAATAATAATTGCCTTggaattaattttaatactaatttatttttcggTACTACTCAAAAACCTAAAACCGAGCAAGTTGATCACGACGATAAGAGAGAATATATTGTGTCTGACCAACACTCTTTAATGGAAtcaaatatgtattttgACTTTAATTtgacaaaataaattgtttGGCATATGTACAACTATAGCTAGTAATAGAAGAAAGTTgtatactaaaaaaaaaaatttttttttttgaaaaatgcAGCCCAAATCTATTCAATCGTCTTTGGCCAATTATGCTACTAATATTCCCAATCGAAATATCTCAAATAAGTATAATTCAAAGATTGTAATGGCTATGAATgtaacaaataatattttattcgatcatgaaaaatatatgttacTTGCATATGCATAATCAAGATAATGCTCTACCAATTCTgatcattattatcaatttAGGAATACATCATACAAATGTAGTACATGCACAAATGCATAAACGAATATGACGCATAAACATGACCATATCTGTTTGTTCCATTTATATAGTAGCATAACACACTATTTAATTTCTAATTTactttaatttatttcatttcgACATTTAATTGCCTTCTTTTAAGGTTTTACGACTTTTTCCTCATATTTAAACAcaatagtatatattttattgttatatttttgtttataaattcaccattatttcatttatggATTTTGTGCATGTATactatatatgtttatcaacgtttaaaaatatatatttattccttcctttttttcgattattaatttatttttttatttaaaaatataataattttttttttctatatataccTATGATTGGTGCCGTTTTCTTTTGTTtgtatatttcatttaattttatcttttatatattaatgaataAACAAGTaaacattattttaatgaaaaaattgcaTATCCATTTGAtcatagaaataaaaataaaaaaaaaagagattGCAAATAATAAGggaattatataaagaGGGAAGGAAAAATGTTTCAACCtctcaaaaaataaaaaactattataaaaaagtaaatgaataaattttttgtatgtaaaatttattcacaacaaaaagaaaaataattatattagtttaatagtatattaacaatttatatatatattgtgaTTTGTCATGGTGTGAGTTCCATATaggtacatatatatatgtaacaTATACCGAATTATCTaaccttttttattttttgctGTTTTTACGaatgttaataatataaagcATTTCAAAATGTCTAGTCgattattaaaaaagttcttaaaagaacaaaatagagatgaaataaataaaataaatcaatCTGTGGAAGCAGAATCATTACCTCTAAATCCTGCtcctaaaaaaaaaaaacaaattttcaaatatttagAAGAATCACAAAGTGATGAAAATACAAGTGGAAATATAACTCATGTGGATGAAGATGACAAAACAACAATTTCTAGCAAAAATGCacaaaatcaaaataaacaaaaaaaagggGGATTAAGCAAAAAAGAGACCGAACAACATACAAAACAAGAAACagaagaaaacaaaaagaaaaaaaagaaaaaaaaaaagaaaaaaaataaagacgACGAAATTGAAGacttattaaataaaattggtGAAGAACAAGAacgaaatataaaaaaaaaacaaaatgaaagcaataataatagcaaTATCAATAGTGGCGAATTCTCGAAGGAATATCATGAGCAAAGGGAAAAGGTCCAGCTTTGGGCATGTACacatgaaaaatataaatattgcttaaaattagaaaaaaataattttgatgtAAATGTAGaattaaaaagaatatttgGTAAAGATTTTGTTaaagaaaacaaatttgttaaaaaaagtaaaataaaatatttgaaaaattggCTAGTTCAAGATTATAgtataaaaacaatacaAGCACCATTAActatgaaatattttgacaacgaatttaaaattgaaaaagaaaaattatatttagaagcagaaaatttattctatttattattagatACACATGATATACAATCAATGAAtgatttgataaaaaaatatccatTTCATATAGATACACTATTAATATTAGGtgaatattataatgaagcaaataattatgaagtAGCTAATCAGTATATTAAAATggctttattattattacaaaacatttttcatatgaattttaatatagattatataaataataatcataaaatatatgttaatcCACAActatatgataataaagttttatttaaaaccttatatatgcatatgcaATCTCTTGAATATGAAGGTTGTACTATAACGTCGTTAGAAATTGCAAAACTTTTGTGTAAAATTGATTTATGCAATGATTTATGTGGTATACTTTTAAGAATTGATGGAATTATGCTAAAAGGAAAtgtttttgaatttttggtttttttttcatttaattttatccttcaaaatattcattatgTTATGCCACTATCTAGAACTAACGAAATTATATcagattttttttttaacgaaaataatttcaaaAATGAAGTTATTGCTAAAAaagatgatgaaaaaataataaatacatcAACAATTGAGAAAACGAGCAATAATGTTaaaaatgacaaaaatTGTACTACGGAAAAATTAAATCCAAATGAAGAATTCTCCCATAATATTCCTACTACCCATCAAAATACTAATGAACTATCAAAAATAcgagaaaatattttaaaaatggaatGCGAAGAAAGCATTTCCTCATTAAAACGACAGGATGAAGATATTCtcaatgatgaaaaaatagtttATGAACAGTTCAGTcaaaataatgattttactaaaaaaatacctGAACAAGATAGAAATAATGACAAATTGGATTATTTACAAAACAcacacacaaaaaaaaaatacgattttcaaaattatgaaattaGACTTCACTTTATTTTACCAAATTTCGCCTTTTCTATACCATTATGTTTAtatctaaaaaataacacTAATGTGAATTACAATGaaattaatgaaattaaaaaaagtgatatattatcttctttttcttatgaagaatgtaaatttttaattccacattttaatataaattttaattgttACTGGGGTAATAATCATGTTAGCAACTTATgtgacaaaaaaaatatatcatattcTTTATCATATTCTTCTCATCTGTTCTTAATTAGggcattattattttaccCCGATTTTGTTcaaatatttgtaaaatataataattttaatacatcaaaaattgttaaaaatactatatatgatatatccTTTAAGCATATATTGTCACATCCGCCATTTTCAGACAATACTTTATTTAGTAATAAAGAAGAGTATGAAATcgtacaaaaaataatattagcttatctggaaaaaaataatatatattataaatctGAAAAAATGATTACCTGGATACATGTGTGCAGTGCATTTGTACACGAAATGTATAAGGATGAATTGGGTAATTTTTcgttgtattttttatgaacagtcataattttacaaaattgtacatttgttattattttttttttatttcatatcaatatatatgccTTATTCGTTTCcctttttatatctttttttttataacacaGTGGCCGAGGAACTCGATGAAGCACGAAAACAATGGCGCAGACGAATTCCACTTttagatataaataaatataaaggaATACGAGTGAGCGAATTTAAATCCagaaattatttattaccCGATTTCATGATGGAGAAAACTGTATCACATCCAGCTCCTGTCCCCAACACAACATCACAATATTATGTTTCACTAGATAGCAATGTGCTTGTAGCTTTTTTTCAATGTTTACTTCCTTGGTATCAAGTAGATTATTATggttaaataattaaatatattttattttttttaaaattaaatttcaaaaaaaggtgaataaatatgtattgaAACTTTCGTGGATATAAGTTCATAAGCTTACATATATCacgaaaaatattaacaaaattcCTCATAAATGTAcaatgttatttttttaactattttttttttattattttacataattATCTAATTTCTTCTTCATATTAACATATTTGGTTATCCCTTTATCCTAATGCAGGCACGCATTCAAGGCCTGTGTATTTGGGAACAATATTGGAAACAGTGATAGAAGGAACTAAGcgttttttaaatatttaataatttgtttaattagtctatacataatttaaattgtaaaattatacaataatataaaataccGATACCTTCTTTAATTCTATATATGACATTTGCATATGTAAATGTTTATATGGCTGCACGATTATAGCGCAAAAACAATTAAgtgaattttttaataattcacAAATCGAAGATAATAAGTTTTTcgtagaaaataaaattaaacaatataataattcaaGATGGTATAAGAAAATAAGAAAGATGAAAACATcaaaattagaaaaatatcCAATAGTAAAACTGAGACTAGAACAATacaaacaaattatataattcaataaaaatagagaACGGAagtaaataattaaaaatgcaCACATATTTATCAGTGCatgtatttaatataaataattgaaGATTCCAATtaacttatttttattatcttaAAATGCGCCAGCATAGTATATACTTCAATGTACTCTCATAcaacataataaaaatgatatatattaccaacatgtttatattttaatatggTACTTCCATTCTACTTTTGTTTGCTGACTTGAAACAATAATTTAGATAAACAATTccaaatatatgaataaaaagaatagaaataaatatatccgaaattttatgtttattcCTTGCAATAATAATCAAATGCTTCTTGATTGCTAAAACAccaatataattttccattttttgttaaaggaatttttttaacaatatCACAACAAAAACAAGAATGAACTCCACTAAATTTAATTTGCCCCATTGGTGTATAAGATCGATAAGCACTTTCATCTAgtaagtatataaataagatgatccataatataattaaaatggACGCAGATGTGATACGTACAATCCACTCTCTTGGTTTCATTTTACATGATGGCCTTCCTTCATCATTTATTCTGTTCTTCATAATAGACATAATAGTATGTAATGCATCTGTTTTATGTACTTTATTAgctatttgtttttttcgatAATTTTCaccttttatttttttttctcgaGCCTTTTCTTCAATTAattgttttgttttattcGATAAAAACCATGAAAAGGGTGGAGATGTTAACATCCGTTCTCCTAATGTGCATTTGTCAGCTGATGATACTGTAGTTATTGTAGCAAAACCATAAAGGATCCCTCCTAAGCACCCACCAATATGTGCATAATTATCTGTATACCCAAACATACCAATAAAAATACCAAATATAACAACTaatatcataaatataatcaCACAACATGGTCTAGGTATAGTTTTCCAATATTCTACATAATAAGCAAATAATGCTCCTATTAATCCATATAAAGAACCTGATGATCCAATCGTAACACCACATGGGTCACAAACAGCTGATAATAAATTTCCTGTTATTccagatataaaaaataagaatagTGTTCTTAAAAATCCCCAATCTGGTTCAATCATCCataatatttgaatttGGCATATAACATTAAATACTATATGCATTAAACCACCATGTAAATACATAGACCAAAATAAACGATATATTTCTCCATAATTTCTAATGtaatttgtatttaatCCTCCTAATTGATTATATACACGATTATTTACTGAATCCCATGTAGCATATCCTCGACCATCTGGATTATCTTctactttattttttggcCATCCATTATCAGATGTTTGTGTTCCTATAAAATGCCTATCTAAAGCTGATTCTtctaaattatattcacaTGCGCCATATcctaaaaatacaaaaaatggCTCTCTATTTGATTCTACAGCTTCTGTATATATTGGGTATAAAACTTTAGATATACATCTACCATTAAatgtattataattaaatatcatttcggaaaaaaatacccaaaataaaattgctGTAGTTGATATACATACTACTAATCTCCCAACTAAtggattattatttaatctCGGAtcttttacttttttttttgcatttaCATTTTTCCTTCTATATTTCCCAAGTATAGGTGAAGAAAACGGATTCAAGGGAGCTCTCCTACCAACAGCTCCAGATGGCAATGTATGCAATTCACTTTCGTTATTAACTAATATTCTTATTTCATCTAATCGACCTTTGTCCATTTTCAATTCTTTTCCATATCCAGTATTATTAacattgttatttttaatatcatttttaatatcatttatCGTACCGTTTTTCGTGCTATTTTTACTCGTATTAGTgggcatttttttttgaatcaCCCCAATCCCtttttcaataatattTGGATTTTCTGGAACTTCCTTTTTCAAAGCAtctttactatttttagaATCGCCAACTATATTagctttttttatttgatttccTTTGTTTATCCATGGAGGTGATTTGACACCCCTTTTGGCTGTATCTTCTACTGATTCACACAAagattcattatttttactattaaTTATAGCCTTTTTCGGTTTATTTGTTTCCATGTGATCATTCAAGAGAGTTGGAACATTATATCATAAAGACAAATAAATGTTTGCGTTCGGAACCTGTTACACTCTTAATATGTGTACAAGTAGTTATATACACAcacgtatatatatatatatatatgtgtacacttttttttattatcaatgTATTTGCTTTGCCTAATCTAccttaatttttattaccaAAATTGTGCGTATATTTGATCCCTCATTTCACTATTGTGATAAATCAGAgggtaaatatatatatatatataatgagaTAAAAATTAGCCCAAAACAAGTCAAAATAGATATATTCAGAAtgaaaattgtaaaattacaataataatattccGAATTATGTTAACAATAAATTACTTAAAATTGTGTAAATGTTAGACCTAAGTGATTGACATGAATAAGCCAACAAAATGgggatatatataaaaaggaaataaggaaaaaaaatatattaaatatattacattgcacaaaaaaaacaaagacGAACTGTGATCATGTACACTCTCTCAtgaatacataaaaaaaataattattccTTAATAAGTGAGATACATAATTAAGAGTATGCATTTTTggaaaattaattttaattattttttcttattatttggatttttataaaattttaaagatcgattttcaaaaaaaataattacaaaaaatgtgCACATTACTTATACATGCAAGTGTTACTTAGCatgtttataaattaacTTGAATAATAAGTAACATTATTGTACGTAAAAATTgagtataattttttttgcaatgattatgattatattaataaataaatataattatatatacaatactTTATATTGTTACCATTGCTATATATgcaaaacataaaaattatacttaaaaaaaaataagaccAAACATTAGATTATAATGGggatttttatttttacaaaatataaggCTTTTAAACTATTCCTTAAGTAACATTTATGtgtgtgtgtatatatatatatatatatatatatatatattgcacATTTTCACATATCAATTACGttgcaatatttttattgttttccttaaaaataaaaaagacgCATAAATATCGCTCTTATTCCATTTaacacataaatatataaaattatatccCCTCTtgtaatttaattattattttgaaaattatttctgTTAAAATTCGCATTGTATATTGCCAAATTATTTACAAGGAAAgctataataaaaatatgggCCTTAACAagttgtttattttatcctATTTGTAAAGATGCCCCcaaaatatacatacatgtatacaattaatatataacttatatatttattttaccttgcatacatattttaaaaaaaatatttcctACTTGTATAATTTTCCTATGCCCATACACACAATTTTAAGATTGTGATTCAGAAAATTTGGAAtccaaaaataatattctgTTGTATAATTGATggctatatttatataaattcaaATTGATGGTgtatatatctttattccctataaaaatgacaaaattaaaaaaaaagtaagaaatgtatttaaactgctatgataaaatatcctaaatataatatcatatattttatactcGGCCAaagaataattttttcatgaTCTTGAACAGTGTTAAAAGTATAGATTACATgaaaattgttatattttaatgttggaaaaaaaaactcgCAAAAGTCtctaaaaataagaaataaaaacaaatattaaataaatttacatATCTGTATATCCATACAAAGATTCATCATTCATATCAAAATCACATACTCTcttatttctatatatgagcataatatattacttTACTACATCATTTCCTAT
This window harbors:
- a CDS encoding transcription factor 25, putative, yielding MSSRLLKKFLKEQNRDEINKINQSVEAESLPLNPAPKKKKQIFKYLEESQSDENTSGNITHVDEDDKTTISSKNAQNQNKQKKGGLSKKETEQHTKQETEENKKKKKKKKKKKNKDDEIEDLLNKIGEEQERNIKKKQNESNNNSNINSGEFSKEYHEQREKVQLWACTHEKYKYCLKLEKNNFDVNVELKRIFGKDFVKENKFVKKSKIKYLKNWLVQDYSIKTIQAPLTMKYFDNEFKIEKEKLYLEAENLFYLLLDTHDIQSMNDLIKKYPFHIDTLLILGEYYNEANNYEVANQYIKMALLLLQNIFHMNFNIDYINNNHKIYVNPQLYDNKVLFKTLYMHMQSLEYEGCTITSLEIAKLLCKIDLCNDLCGILLRIDGIMLKGNVFEFLVFFSFNFILQNIHYVMPLSRTNEIISDFFFNENNFKNEVIAKKDDEKIINTSTIEKTSNNVKNDKNCTTEKLNPNEEFSHNIPTTHQNTNELSKIRENILKMECEESISSLKRQDEDILNDEKIVYEQFSQNNDFTKKIPEQDRNNDKLDYLQNTHTKKKYDFQNYEIRLHFILPNFAFSIPLCLYLKNNTNVNYNEINEIKKSDILSSFSYEECKFLIPHFNINFNCYWGNNHVSNLCDKKNISYSLSYSSHLFLIRALLFYPDFVQIFVKYNNFNTSKIVKNTIYDISFKHILSHPPFSDNTLFSNKEEYEIVQKIILAYLEKNNIYYKSEKMITWIHVCSAFVHEMYKDELVAEELDEARKQWRRRIPLLDINKYKGIRVSEFKSRNYLLPDFMMEKTVSHPAPVPNTTSQYYVSLDSNVLVAFFQCLLPWYQVDYYGTHSRPVYLGTILETVIEGTKRFLNI
- a CDS encoding rhomboid protease ROM4, which produces METNKPKKAIINSKNNESLCESVEDTAKRGVKSPPWINKGNQIKKANIVGDSKNSKDALKKEVPENPNIIEKGIGVIQKKMPTNTSKNSTKNGTINDIKNDIKNNNVNNTGYGKELKMDKGRLDEIRILVNNESELHTLPSGAVGRRAPLNPFSSPILGKYRRKNVNAKKKVKDPRLNNNPLVGRLVVCISTTAILFWVFFSEMIFNYNTFNGRCISKVLYPIYTEAVESNREPFFVFLGYGACEYNLEESALDRHFIGTQTSDNGWPKNKVEDNPDGRGYATWDSVNNRVYNQLGGLNTNYIRNYGEIYRLFWSMYLHGGLMHIVFNVICQIQILWMIEPDWGFLRTLFLFFISGITGNLLSAVCDPCGVTIGSSGSLYGLIGALFAYYVEYWKTIPRPCCVIIFMILVVIFGIFIGMFGYTDNYAHIGGCLGGILYGFATITTVSSADKCTLGERMLTSPPFSWFLSNKTKQLIEEKAREKKIKGENYRKKQIANKVHKTDALHTIMSIMKNRINDEGRPSCKMKPREWIVRITSASILIILWIILFIYLLDESAYRSYTPMGQIKFSGVHSCFCCDIVKKIPLTKNGKLYWCFSNQEAFDYYCKE